The genomic region GACGGGAGAGTTCACATTTATGCAACGGGAGAAGCGATGATCCTTGAAAAGTTCATCTCAATGGTGTACGGCTGCCCAAGGGCAGTCATCCGGGACGTCCATATGACAGAGATCCCCATAAAAAATTTCGATGACTTCTCTATCATTAAAGAGAACGGAAGAGTCAGTACGGTACTCTGAATTCAGTATTGGTCTTCAAGGAATCACAGAAACCGGAGATATATTCGTTGATAGTTTCCGCATTGATCCCCGTGTAAAAGTGATCGATCAATTCCCTTGTGATATCTTCGGATAAGATACAACGATCCGCTGTCACTTCATAATCAGAAGCGTTCAGGGTTTTTTTTGCAATCTGAAATACAACCCTGTCAACCAGTTCCGCCTTCAAAGGCTCAATAAGATCCTGGACAAGGGTTCCTTTCCCCTCGTGCAACAAACCGATATCAGGATCCAGGAATGCACCAAGAACAGAAACATAGCAGGTACCAAAGAGCATCGAGTACCCAAACGAGAGCATTGCGTTGACGGGATCTACATGAGGTCTTTCCGTCCTTCTCTTGAAGCATAACTCATGGGGGATATCCCGGGACATGATCTCATAATACATATCGGAAGTCATGCGGTGCAGGCGTCGGATCTCATCCAGTTTGATAAGATACCTGAGTTCATCCTTGGCATTTTTCAAAAAATCCAGTTCCCCTTCATAAAACAGGTTGATACTATGCTCTTCCTGAGCCCGCGTTATCATCAGCAGCCGGGACCGGATAGCCCCCTCGGCTATCGCTATGGCATACCGTTGCCGGGGGATATTCTGTTGCAGAAGATGCAGTTCGGCCGGCAGAGGATCTCCAAACGGCTGTAGAGTCCCAACCGGTGTACCGTCCGCCTCAAAAAACGAGATGTACACACCATGCCTGATGAGCTGTGATATTGTTGCGGAGTTGATCGTATGCCCACCTACTACGAGGAGATGGTTAAAGGACCCGAGGGGATACGTGTCGGTTGTCTTTTTTTTCTGTACTATGAGTTGATGCCGGGTAGATTTTATATGGGCGCCAAATCCGGTGACCGGCAGCCAGGAAAAATTCGTCACGAGTAACCCCAAAGTACTGATCTGGTGATCTATTTACTATCACACTTCGATTGATTAATTCATCGTTTTGCAGTGTATGAAGCATGGGGATCCATGGTTATCGGATTATTGTTTTGTGTCAGATATCGCAGCGAAAAACACAATTCCGGTGAATATAAACCGTTGAAAAAACAATACGTGGATCTGTCATGCATTAGCATAACAAGGGTGAGCCATGTACTGGAATGAGAAGATAGAGACCCTGAAACCTGATGCCTTACATGCACTTCAACTCAGACGTTTGAAGAAAACAATAAATCAGGCCCAGAATATCGATTTTTACCGGAACCTGTTCAAGACCGCAGGTATTCAGGCATCCACGATAAAGACGCTGGATGATATAACGAAAATCCCTTTCACCAAGAAGCAGGATCTCAGGGGCGGGTATCCATTCGGATTCTTTGCTGTGCCCTTGAAAAAGGTTGTCCGGATCCATACAACATCGGGTACAACCGGAAAACCAACGGTTGTCGGATATACGAGAAAAGATCTCGATACCTGGTCCGATCTTATAGCCCGGAACATGACCATGGTGGGCATAACGGACAATGATATCTTCCAGAATATGGTCAATTACGGTATGTTTACCGGCGGTCTCGGGTTCCATTACGGGGCGGAAAAAATAGGGATGACGGTCATTCCCAGCGCAACCGGCAATACAAAACGCCAGATCGAGATGATAAATGACTTCGGGGTAACAACGATCCATTGCACACCCAGTTATGCCATGCACCTGTCAGAAGTGGCAGAAGAGATGGGAACAGGTCTTGAAAGCCTGAAAACCGGCCTTTTCGGGGCAGAGTCCTGGTCCGAGAGCACGAGAAAATCCCTGGAAAACCGGCTGGGTGTAACCGCCTATGATTCCTATGGCCTGAGCGAACTCTTCGGTCCCGGTGTGGCATTCGAATGTCCCGAGCGCAACGGCCTTCATATCTGGCACGACAGTTACCTTGTCGAGATCATTGATCCAAAGACCGGCGAACAGTTAGGAGACGGGGAGCGCGGAGAACTCGTAGTAACACCCCTGGTAAAAGAGGCAATGCCCCTGTTACGTTACCGCACCGGCGATATTACCATGGTGATCGATGACGGGTGCCTGTGCAGGAGGGGAAAGAAGATTGCGCGGATCACCGGCAGAAGCGATGACATGCTGGTCATCCGGGGAATCAACGTATTCCCGTCCCAGATAGAGCATGTCCTGCTCAGGATCCCGGAAGTGGGCAATCAATTTATGGTATATATCGACAGAATAAATCATCTTGACGAGATGACGGTCGAAGTGGAGATCAACCGGGAGTCCTTCAGCGGCGAACTGGCAGATCTTGCCCGGCTCCAGAAAAAAGTGGTCAAGGAGCTGCGGGACACGCTTGAACTGCGAACAACCGTTACTCTTGTGGAACCGGGATCCCTTCCCCGGTTCGAAGGAAAAGCAAAGAGAGTGATTGACCGGAGAGAAGCAGAATGACTTACTGGGATCCGCGTATTGAGAGGATGCCCCAGGCAGACCTCAAAAAGATGCAGTACAAATTACTGAAAAGTCTGGTATACCGCCTGTACAGTTTCTCGCCTTTTTACCACGACCGGATGAAGGAGCAGAAGGTCCACCCTGATGATATCCGGACCCTTGCGGATGTCAGGAAACTGCCGTTCATGTTCAAACGCGATCTGCGGGACAACTATCCTGATAAGATCTTCACTGCATCACAGGAAGAACTTGTGAGATACCACGTCTCCTCGGGAACAACCGGAAAACCAACCGTTGTCGGGTATACACAGCACGATCTGGATATCTGGACAACCTCCCTTGCCCGGGGACTCTCATCGATCGGCCTCGGGAGAGGCGATGTTATCCAGGTGAGTTACGGGTATGGCCTGTTCACCGGAGGGCTCGGGATGCACTATGGTGCCGAACGCATAGGGGCAACCGTTCTCCCCACAAGTGTCGGCAACACGGAACGGCAGATCGAGCTCATGCAGGATCTCAAAGCCACGGCAATTGCCTGCACACCATCATATCTCCTCCATATGGGGGAAGTGGCCGAGAAGATGGGCGTGAGCATCAAGAACGACACCTGTCTCAAAGCAGGAATCCTCGGGGCGGAACCCTGGACCGAGAGTATGCGCACCCGGATCGAGGACTGGCTGGGAATCAAAGCCTATGATATCTACGGGACAAGCGAACTGTCCGGCCCTATGTATACGGAATGCACCGAACAACAGGGCTTTCACATCTGGTCGGATATCGCCCTTGTGGAGATAATTGATCCAAAAACAGAAGAGCCGCTTGAAGCCGGAGAGAAAGGAGAAGTCACCATAACCATGCTCCAGAAAGAGGCACTCCCCATGATCCGCTACCGGATCGGCGATATCTCTTCAATGGACGAATCCGTCTGCTCCTGCGGGAGAACACATCCCAGGATCCAGCGCATCCAGGGACGGGTGGATGACATGCTGATCATCAGGGGCATCAATGTATTCCCGTCACAGATTGAATACACCCTGATGACCATCCCGGAGGTAGGGCAGCACTTCCAGATCATTGTCGAACGCAAAGGGGCGCTTGATGATATGCTGGTCCGCGTGGAGCTCAACAAGGGATCCTTCAGCGACAAGATCACCGACCTGATGCAGGTCAGGCGGATGGTGGAGCACCGGCTCAGGAACGCACTGAACGTGAACGCAGAGGTGGAACTGGTTGAACCCGGTTCATTACCACGATTTGAGGGGAAATCGAAGAAAGTCATAGACAAGAGGTCGATGTAAATGGACACGCAGAAATTCGTGATCAGGCAGATATCGATCTTCTCGGAAAACCGCCCGGGAAGGCTTGCGGCAATCGCCCATGCGCTCGGGAATGAGAAGATCAATATCCTTGCATTCAGTATTGCTGAGGCAAACGGCTTTGGAGTGGTAAGGGCACTTGTTGATCATCCCGAGAAAGCGCATGACACGTTACAGTCGCTGGGATTCAATGTTGCATTTACCGAGGTAATTGCCGTGAAAATGAAGGATAAACCCGGCGGTCTCTATGATGTTGCAAAAATTCTGGGCGACAGCGGGATCAACATCGAGTACTCGTACGCATACTCGGGAAAAGACGGTGCAGTCCTCATCCTCAGGGTAGACCATGTGGAAGAGGCAATAAAGAAGATCCGAACTTCAGGAGCCACACTTCTGGAGCGGACGAACTTTCACGGATAAGTTTTCACTTTTTTTCCCATTTTATCAGTTCCGAGACCGAAGACAAGGTGCTCCCTCTCCGGATCTCTTCGCGGATCCGTTCTTCATTCTTGCGGACTTCGAGTGCCCGCCGGGCAACCTCGTATGCCCGGCTTGCGGGAATCACCACAACCCCGCTCTCATCCCCGATTATCCAGTCCCCGGGTGAGACCTGCTGCCCGCAGCACTTAATCTCCGTGTTGATCTCCCCGAATCCTTTGGGTTCTCCCGCATTGGGCACCGTTGCTTTTGCAAAGATTGGAAATCCCATGGCACGTATGTCATCGACATCCCGCACCGCGCCATCGATAACAACGCCGGAAACCCCTTTACTTATGCAACTCATCGTTGCGAGTTCCCCCCAGGGAGCCACATGGGTGCACCCGTCGTTGTTTATCACAATGACGTCGTTCTTTTGTGCAACGTCGATCGCTTCAACAGGCTTTGCCCAGTCACCGGCTAGAGTCTGCACGGTTACGGCTTTTCCCGCCATTTTCACATTGCCGGAGATCGACCTGAGATCCTGCATGGCACCTTTCCGGTGCATCGCGTCGGTAACATTCGGGGAAGATACCTGCATGAGAAGGGTGCGGATCTCCTCATCCCGCGAATGTTTTTCCACGCGTGCCAGCGTAGGGGCATCCATCTCTGCCCGGATCCGCTGCGTGGATCCCTTCACATCCGCTGAACGGACGATTCCCCCGCCAACGATCACGATATCGGCGCCATATTTTATTGCGTCCCCTGCCGTTGTTGCATCGATTCCCCCGGCAACGGCAAGAGTTGTGTGGACATCCTTTGACAGGGTGGTGAGAAGATCGATAGAACTCCGGCCGATCATCTGCTGATCGATTCCCACATGGGCGCAGATGATATCCACACCCAGGGATTCCAGCTGGCGGGCACGGGGGACCGGTTCCGTGACATTGATGAGATCTGCCATGAGCTGGGTTCCATAGAGGCGCGAAGCCCGCACTGCTTCCGAGATAACGGAATCATCGGCATCGGCAAGGATGCAGACAACATTGGCGCCGGCTTTTGCAGCCATCTCCACTTCGAGGGTCCCGGTGTCGGCGATCTTCATATCCGCCACGATCACAGAATCCGGATGCTGGTCCTTGAGTGCCCTGACCGCCTGCATGCCCTCGCTCTTGATGAGGGGCGTCCCGACTTCAATCCAGTCCGCTCCGCCATCAAGGGCTTCCTGTGCGATCTGCAAAGCTCTTTTGAGTTCAAGGAGATCCAGTGCCACCTGCAGAACCGCTTTTTTCATGATCAGTGATCTGAAGTGCCACAGGTTTAATAATTGCGAGAATGTTTTTACATGCCGGTTCGGCCATCTTGTGACAGCTACAAAGACGAACAGAACCACAGAGAGAAATTCCTTCGAATTTAATGGATCAAACCGATGTAAATATAAGTTATAAAAGGGATTTTTTACGCACAGAGTAAAAAAATGATTTTCTTTATACAATTGGATGTATAATTGTGAATTATTATACATCGGGCGCGTAACATTGATGAGAAACAGGCAGATCAATTCGAACGGGATCTCCGAAATAGTTACGGTGATCCTTGTCATTGCACTGGTTATCGGACTTGCAGTCATCGTATATGGGATGATATTTGGTTCCCTGTCGCTGACCAAATCATCACTGGTTGCTGCGTCGGCAGGTACCGCTAATGTTCCTCTGGACTCAAGTTCGTCCATGCAGATCATGCGCGTACTGCCGATGGCGGGGGAGGCATATTACCTCAAGGGCCAGAGCTCAATCCCGACCAGTTCGGCAACCACACCCCTCGCAATTGCATCGTTTGATATAATCGATCCAAATGGCCAGGTGTCGACAGTAACAAACGGCTACCTCACCACGAACGCGAACAAGCTCGGTTCGTCACTGTACATCTATAAAGACCAGAGCAACAATTACCGGCTGACCGATTCTTTGGCCTCTATATCGTATGCTCCCGCCCAGATCAAGCCATTTGCCCTCGGGGATTATAAGATAACCATGAT from uncultured Methanoregula sp. harbors:
- a CDS encoding acylphosphatase gives rise to the protein MKTIEVFIAGRVQKVGFRACIRRIASDLNVTGTVTNLSDGRVHIYATGEAMILEKFISMVYGCPRAVIRDVHMTEIPIKNFDDFSIIKENGRVSTVL
- the hxlA gene encoding 3-hexulose-6-phosphate synthase — translated: MKKAVLQVALDLLELKRALQIAQEALDGGADWIEVGTPLIKSEGMQAVRALKDQHPDSVIVADMKIADTGTLEVEMAAKAGANVVCILADADDSVISEAVRASRLYGTQLMADLINVTEPVPRARQLESLGVDIICAHVGIDQQMIGRSSIDLLTTLSKDVHTTLAVAGGIDATTAGDAIKYGADIVIVGGGIVRSADVKGSTQRIRAEMDAPTLARVEKHSRDEEIRTLLMQVSSPNVTDAMHRKGAMQDLRSISGNVKMAGKAVTVQTLAGDWAKPVEAIDVAQKNDVIVINNDGCTHVAPWGELATMSCISKGVSGVVIDGAVRDVDDIRAMGFPIFAKATVPNAGEPKGFGEINTEIKCCGQQVSPGDWIIGDESGVVVIPASRAYEVARRALEVRKNEERIREEIRRGSTLSSVSELIKWEKK
- a CDS encoding phenylacetate--CoA ligase, which produces MYWNEKIETLKPDALHALQLRRLKKTINQAQNIDFYRNLFKTAGIQASTIKTLDDITKIPFTKKQDLRGGYPFGFFAVPLKKVVRIHTTSGTTGKPTVVGYTRKDLDTWSDLIARNMTMVGITDNDIFQNMVNYGMFTGGLGFHYGAEKIGMTVIPSATGNTKRQIEMINDFGVTTIHCTPSYAMHLSEVAEEMGTGLESLKTGLFGAESWSESTRKSLENRLGVTAYDSYGLSELFGPGVAFECPERNGLHIWHDSYLVEIIDPKTGEQLGDGERGELVVTPLVKEAMPLLRYRTGDITMVIDDGCLCRRGKKIARITGRSDDMLVIRGINVFPSQIEHVLLRIPEVGNQFMVYIDRINHLDEMTVEVEINRESFSGELADLARLQKKVVKELRDTLELRTTVTLVEPGSLPRFEGKAKRVIDRREAE
- a CDS encoding phenylacetate--CoA ligase family protein; amino-acid sequence: MTYWDPRIERMPQADLKKMQYKLLKSLVYRLYSFSPFYHDRMKEQKVHPDDIRTLADVRKLPFMFKRDLRDNYPDKIFTASQEELVRYHVSSGTTGKPTVVGYTQHDLDIWTTSLARGLSSIGLGRGDVIQVSYGYGLFTGGLGMHYGAERIGATVLPTSVGNTERQIELMQDLKATAIACTPSYLLHMGEVAEKMGVSIKNDTCLKAGILGAEPWTESMRTRIEDWLGIKAYDIYGTSELSGPMYTECTEQQGFHIWSDIALVEIIDPKTEEPLEAGEKGEVTITMLQKEALPMIRYRIGDISSMDESVCSCGRTHPRIQRIQGRVDDMLIIRGINVFPSQIEYTLMTIPEVGQHFQIIVERKGALDDMLVRVELNKGSFSDKITDLMQVRRMVEHRLRNALNVNAEVELVEPGSLPRFEGKSKKVIDKRSM
- a CDS encoding ACT domain-containing protein, which encodes MDTQKFVIRQISIFSENRPGRLAAIAHALGNEKINILAFSIAEANGFGVVRALVDHPEKAHDTLQSLGFNVAFTEVIAVKMKDKPGGLYDVAKILGDSGINIEYSYAYSGKDGAVLILRVDHVEEAIKKIRTSGATLLERTNFHG
- the cas1 gene encoding CRISPR-associated endonuclease Cas1, which gives rise to MTNFSWLPVTGFGAHIKSTRHQLIVQKKKTTDTYPLGSFNHLLVVGGHTINSATISQLIRHGVYISFFEADGTPVGTLQPFGDPLPAELHLLQQNIPRQRYAIAIAEGAIRSRLLMITRAQEEHSINLFYEGELDFLKNAKDELRYLIKLDEIRRLHRMTSDMYYEIMSRDIPHELCFKRRTERPHVDPVNAMLSFGYSMLFGTCYVSVLGAFLDPDIGLLHEGKGTLVQDLIEPLKAELVDRVVFQIAKKTLNASDYEVTADRCILSEDITRELIDHFYTGINAETINEYISGFCDSLKTNTEFRVPY